In one window of Desulfuromonas sp. DNA:
- a CDS encoding RT0821/Lpp0805 family surface protein has product MKKLTVTVMITSFLLAACTPGMGPKESTSTVIGAGSGALLGAQIGKGRGQLVAVAIGTLAGAILGQEAGKSLDRADQLYMQRNAQYALESTRTNTTTTWRNPDTGNYGTITPIETYQTGQGQYCREYQQAITVGGQQQQAYGTACRQPDGSWMIIR; this is encoded by the coding sequence ATGAAAAAGCTGACGGTGACGGTGATGATCACCTCTTTTCTTCTGGCCGCCTGCACACCCGGCATGGGGCCGAAGGAATCGACGAGCACGGTGATCGGGGCCGGGTCGGGCGCCCTGCTCGGCGCTCAGATCGGAAAAGGCAGGGGGCAACTGGTGGCGGTGGCCATCGGCACCCTGGCCGGCGCCATCCTCGGCCAGGAGGCAGGCAAGTCTCTGGACAGAGCGGACCAGTTGTACATGCAGCGCAACGCCCAGTACGCCCTGGAGAGCACCCGGACCAACACGACCACCACCTGGCGCAACCCGGACACGGGCAACTACGGCACCATCACCCCTATCGAGACCTACCAGACCGGGCAGGGCCAGTACTGCCGCGAATACCAGCAGGCCATCACCGTCGGCGGCCAGCAGCAGCAGGCGTACGGCACCGCTTGCCGCCAGCCCGACGGCAGCTGGATGATCATCCGCTGA
- a CDS encoding flavodoxin family protein yields the protein MKIVCVLGSPHGLKGNTSRLLGHVLEGAEALGAEAEIVSLEPGTVQPCDACDACHKIGRCKQKDAFEAICERIAAADGLVLASPNYIQSVSAQMKAFMDRCCGVVHRLGFEGKYGASIVTSGGGGDDPIIDYMNRFLVITGVRPVGGVHATMGALPEGQFTDGLIRSARELGEKLVKAWRGQRVDPETEREMEEFRQRMRQLVTFRRDEWLYEYAYWQEKEGEGCRQV from the coding sequence ATGAAGATCGTCTGCGTTCTGGGGAGCCCGCACGGACTCAAGGGCAACACCTCGCGCCTGCTCGGCCACGTTCTCGAAGGGGCGGAAGCTCTCGGTGCCGAGGCTGAGATCGTTAGTCTTGAGCCGGGCACTGTCCAGCCCTGTGACGCCTGCGATGCCTGCCACAAAATCGGCCGCTGCAAGCAGAAAGACGCCTTCGAGGCCATCTGCGAGCGCATCGCCGCCGCCGACGGCCTGGTCCTCGCCAGTCCCAACTATATCCAGAGCGTCAGCGCCCAGATGAAGGCCTTCATGGACCGCTGCTGCGGGGTGGTGCACCGTCTCGGCTTCGAGGGCAAGTACGGCGCCTCGATCGTCACCTCCGGAGGGGGTGGCGACGATCCCATCATCGATTACATGAATCGCTTCCTGGTCATCACCGGGGTGCGCCCCGTCGGCGGCGTCCACGCCACCATGGGCGCCCTGCCCGAGGGCCAGTTCACCGACGGCCTCATCCGGAGCGCCCGCGAGCTGGGCGAGAAGCTCGTGAAGGCCTGGCGGGGCCAGCGTGTCGATCCCGAGACGGAGAGGGAGATGGAGGAGTTTCGCCAGCGGATGCGGCAACTCGTCACCTTCCGGCGGGATGAGTGGCTGTACGAGTATGCCTACTGGCAGGAGAAGGAGGGAGAGGGGTGTCGGCAGGTTTGA